In Xylanibacter ruminicola 23, a single genomic region encodes these proteins:
- the mutY gene encoding A/G-specific adenine glycosylase, translated as MEFASVLLEWYRENGRDLPWRQTHDPYAIWLSEIILQQTQVKQGWDYWTRFMHRWPTVEALASATEDEVLREWQGLGYYSRARNLHFAAKQIVAMGHFPDTLEDIKKLKGVGDYTAAAIASFAFGIPAAVVDGNVYRVLARHFGIDTPINTTEGKKLFAAMAQELLPTVNCQLSTVNSEYNQAIMDFGAIQCTPASPNCMFCPLVESCVAFRSGTVAELPVKLKTLKVTERHLAYVYIRCNYQTAIHRRGPGDIWQGLWEPWLVESPTQIPHDTVILRKNVKHVLTHRVLYADFYLLEVDERPKLPADYIWIKESELDDYAKPRLIEKLLSSLLPSDN; from the coding sequence ATGGAGTTTGCAAGCGTTTTGTTGGAATGGTATCGTGAGAACGGTCGTGATTTGCCCTGGCGGCAAACTCACGATCCATACGCCATATGGCTCTCCGAAATCATCCTTCAGCAAACGCAGGTAAAGCAGGGCTGGGATTACTGGACCCGCTTTATGCACCGCTGGCCCACTGTAGAGGCGCTGGCGTCGGCTACCGAGGATGAGGTGCTACGCGAGTGGCAGGGTCTGGGCTACTACAGTCGTGCCCGCAACCTGCACTTTGCCGCTAAGCAGATTGTGGCCATGGGGCATTTCCCTGATACGTTAGAGGATATCAAGAAGCTGAAAGGCGTTGGCGATTACACTGCCGCGGCCATTGCCAGCTTTGCCTTTGGCATCCCTGCAGCAGTGGTAGATGGCAACGTTTATCGTGTGCTCGCCCGCCACTTCGGCATCGACACTCCCATCAACACCACCGAGGGCAAAAAACTCTTCGCCGCCATGGCCCAGGAGCTACTCCCAACTGTCAATTGTCAATTATCAACTGTCAATTCTGAATATAATCAGGCCATCATGGACTTCGGTGCCATCCAGTGTACCCCCGCATCGCCCAACTGCATGTTTTGTCCGCTCGTAGAGTCGTGTGTTGCCTTCCGTTCAGGTACGGTAGCCGAACTACCTGTAAAACTCAAAACGCTCAAAGTTACCGAGCGTCATCTGGCCTATGTCTATATCCGGTGCAATTATCAAACCGCCATCCATCGCCGTGGTCCCGGCGACATCTGGCAAGGGTTGTGGGAACCCTGGCTGGTAGAATCACCAACCCAAATCCCTCATGATACTGTGATACTGCGTAAGAATGTGAAGCACGTGCTGACCCATCGAGTGCTCTATGCCGACTTCTATCTTTTAGAAGTAGATGAGCGCCCGAAGCTACCTGCTGATTATATATGGATAAAAGAATCGGAGCTCGACGATTACGCCAAGCCCCGACTTATTGAGAAACTGCTCAGCAGCCTTTTGCCTTCAGATAATTAG
- a CDS encoding tetratricopeptide repeat protein — MKQLLLTCLSVVCCLQTIAQNIKRPETYNYLRGHEAIQEQKYEDALDYFNKDVQENPKNGYSFVWIASLRTRSEEYGRALTAVDLAIKYLPKKDVDYTSFAHTTRGDIYLHLGDTIKALSDYTEAIRLKPNETKPYEDRAQVYYEQGDYARSDADYRKMIELKPGDVMGYMGIGRNANAQEQWVNAIKQFDYVVKLDNNYSSVYSFRAESYIGLKKYSEAIDDIIAALIIDGDQKAYYLMQNIVDDAFALLKTKLVIQSNKNPNDQAWPYYLGVVYDRKGATKKAIEYYKKAAEINTTSVIFRSIAVCYESIGEYDLALTYLEKTLQMDPKDVRAQATKADVYYESGRVDDAIRVMDDIINSYPEWDYAYHRRAWFKENGGYTDGAIDDYTIAVTLDPEDAYSYFCRGKMYEKRKDSDLAKEDFLKAIELDVEPSDHSVAQFAFFHLGEKEKAIDFMNKIIEKSNDSYYDAACLYSLMDEKETALSYLRMAFSHGYRRFAHIAIDRDLDNIRNLSEFKSMVNEYKEKHQRELKEYEDDSVESKQSGKTEVTEVPFTKEGGVCKVKCTINDLPLHFVFDTGASDVTLSMVEATFMMKNDYLTDKDVVGSQHYMDANGEVSVGTIINLRKVNFGGLELKNVRASVVRNQKAPLLLGQSVLGRLGRIEIDNGRDVLKITQTTNP; from the coding sequence ATGAAACAATTACTATTAACCTGTCTTTCTGTAGTTTGTTGTCTTCAAACTATAGCTCAGAACATAAAGCGCCCAGAAACATATAATTACTTAAGGGGGCATGAGGCTATTCAGGAGCAGAAATACGAGGATGCTCTTGATTATTTCAACAAAGATGTACAGGAGAATCCTAAAAATGGATATTCGTTTGTGTGGATAGCTTCGTTAAGAACTCGTTCAGAGGAATATGGTAGAGCGCTTACTGCTGTTGATTTGGCAATAAAATACCTTCCAAAGAAAGACGTGGATTACACTTCGTTTGCACATACCACAAGAGGAGACATATATCTACATTTGGGAGATACCATCAAAGCTTTATCTGACTATACCGAAGCAATACGTTTGAAACCCAATGAAACAAAACCTTATGAGGATAGGGCGCAGGTATATTACGAGCAAGGTGATTATGCTCGTTCTGATGCAGACTATCGGAAGATGATAGAGCTAAAGCCTGGTGATGTTATGGGGTATATGGGGATTGGACGTAATGCTAATGCCCAAGAGCAATGGGTGAACGCTATCAAGCAATTTGATTATGTAGTCAAGTTGGACAACAATTACTCATCGGTTTATTCATTTAGAGCTGAAAGCTATATTGGCTTAAAGAAGTATAGTGAGGCTATTGACGATATCATTGCTGCGTTGATAATAGATGGCGATCAAAAAGCGTATTATCTTATGCAAAACATCGTGGATGATGCTTTCGCACTACTCAAGACGAAATTAGTAATTCAAAGTAATAAGAATCCTAATGATCAGGCATGGCCTTATTATTTGGGAGTGGTATATGACCGGAAAGGTGCTACGAAGAAGGCTATTGAGTATTACAAAAAGGCGGCAGAGATAAATACGACTTCTGTGATATTCAGAAGTATTGCTGTATGTTATGAGAGTATTGGTGAGTACGATTTGGCTTTGACGTATTTGGAAAAAACGCTCCAAATGGATCCTAAAGATGTTAGAGCTCAGGCTACCAAAGCAGATGTGTATTATGAATCAGGTCGTGTTGACGATGCAATAAGGGTTATGGATGATATTATAAATAGTTATCCCGAATGGGATTACGCATATCATCGCAGAGCATGGTTTAAAGAGAATGGGGGATATACCGATGGCGCTATAGATGACTACACAATAGCTGTAACACTTGACCCAGAGGATGCATATTCCTATTTCTGTAGAGGTAAAATGTATGAGAAAAGAAAGGATTCTGATTTGGCAAAAGAAGATTTCTTGAAAGCTATAGAACTGGATGTTGAGCCAAGCGATCACTCTGTAGCTCAATTTGCTTTTTTCCATTTGGGGGAAAAGGAGAAAGCTATTGATTTCATGAACAAGATTATTGAAAAATCAAATGATTCTTATTATGATGCAGCATGTTTGTATTCGTTGATGGATGAAAAAGAAACAGCATTGAGCTATCTTAGAATGGCTTTTTCACACGGATATAGAAGATTTGCACACATTGCGATAGATAGAGACTTGGATAATATTCGCAATTTATCTGAGTTTAAAAGTATGGTAAATGAATACAAAGAAAAGCATCAAAGAGAACTGAAAGAATACGAGGACGATTCCGTTGAAAGCAAACAATCAGGTAAAACAGAAGTTACTGAAGTCCCCTTTACCAAAGAAGGTGGGGTGTGCAAGGTAAAATGCACAATTAATGACTTACCTCTGCACTTTGTGTTTGATACTGGGGCAAGTGATGTTACTTTGTCGATGGTTGAAGCCACCTTTATGATGAAGAACGATTATCTTACAGATAAAGATGTCGTTGGCAGTCAACACTACATGGATGCCAATGGTGAAGTAAGTGTTGGTACTATTATCAATTTACGCAAAGTAAACTTTGGGGGATTAGAATTAAAGAATGTTCGTGCCTCGGTGGTTAGAAACCAAAAAGCACCATTGTTGTTAGGCCAGAGTGTGCTTGGAAGATTAGGTAGAATAGAAATCGATAATGGCAGGGATGTTCTAAAGATAACACAAACTACCAATCCGTAA
- a CDS encoding nucleoside phosphorylase, which produces MKRIFPESELIINSDGSCFHLHLRPEQLADRIILVSDPASVNLVADNYETRECEVESREFHTITGTYKEKRITCLSYGFGSENMDIVINELDTLANIDYVTREEKDEHRTLTMVNVGISESVQPNIKPGTPVVTQKAIGFDGLLNFYANRDTVCDLSLEKSFVDHMSWNPIKGSPYVATTVKKLIEQVAQDDLMRGYTVSCIGFYAPQGRGLRLPLEDKMLKEKLASFEFEGERICNIDMESASIIGLASLLGHKAISCCIVDDAGQISHLDKNESFNSLIKIVMDRI; this is translated from the coding sequence ATGAAGCGAATATTTCCTGAATCAGAATTGATAATTAATTCAGATGGATCATGTTTCCATTTGCATTTACGTCCAGAGCAGTTGGCTGACCGTATTATTCTTGTTAGTGATCCTGCATCAGTTAACTTGGTCGCAGATAATTATGAAACCCGAGAGTGTGAAGTAGAAAGCCGTGAGTTCCATACCATCACAGGTACATATAAAGAAAAAAGGATTACTTGCTTGTCATATGGTTTTGGCTCAGAGAATATGGACATCGTTATTAACGAACTTGATACACTTGCAAATATCGATTATGTAACACGAGAAGAAAAAGACGAGCACCGTACTCTAACGATGGTTAATGTCGGAATAAGTGAAAGCGTACAGCCAAATATTAAACCAGGAACGCCTGTTGTTACACAAAAGGCAATTGGTTTTGATGGTTTACTGAATTTCTATGCTAATAGAGATACTGTATGTGATTTATCATTAGAAAAGAGTTTCGTAGACCATATGAGTTGGAATCCTATTAAGGGCTCACCATATGTTGCTACAACAGTGAAAAAACTAATTGAGCAGGTCGCTCAAGATGATCTTATGCGTGGATATACAGTCTCTTGTATAGGATTCTATGCTCCACAGGGTAGAGGACTAAGACTTCCATTAGAAGACAAAATGCTTAAAGAGAAATTAGCGTCATTCGAATTTGAAGGAGAACGTATATGTAATATAGACATGGAGTCCGCTTCAATAATAGGACTTGCATCATTGTTGGGGCATAAAGCTATTTCTTGTTGTATTGTCGATGATGCGGGACAGATTTCGCATCTTGATAAGAATGAATCGTTTAATTCGCTGATTAAAATTGTAATGGATAGAATTTAG
- a CDS encoding DUF805 domain-containing protein, producing the protein MFRAPFYSNGRIGRVEYILSLLIFIGADFICRLIIGAPSNNGAYAIILIILWVFMLMQGAKRCHDIGNSGWWQLIPLYFVWLMIAKGDDGENEYGKPE; encoded by the coding sequence ATGTTTAGGGCACCATTTTATTCAAACGGAAGAATTGGAAGAGTGGAATATATACTATCTCTTTTGATTTTTATCGGAGCTGATTTTATTTGTAGACTTATTATTGGAGCACCAAGTAATAATGGGGCCTATGCTATTATACTGATAATCCTGTGGGTATTCATGTTAATGCAGGGAGCTAAAAGATGCCATGATATTGGGAATTCTGGCTGGTGGCAACTAATTCCTCTATATTTCGTTTGGCTTATGATTGCCAAAGGTGATGATGGAGAAAATGAGTATGGCAAACCTGAGTGA
- a CDS encoding C-GCAxxG-C-C family protein, whose protein sequence is MTDKELDERVNRAVDNFMQGYGCCQSVVAAFADLYGLDDTLAKKIAAGFGGGVGRLRMMCGAVSGIVMLVGLDCGQTEGSDREGKSACYKVVQDLLAKSKEENGSIICAEILGLKGYEKAHNNYVASERTAEYYKSRPCAAKVESAARIFANYLKAKGC, encoded by the coding sequence ATGACAGATAAAGAATTAGATGAGAGAGTTAATCGTGCAGTAGATAATTTTATGCAAGGGTATGGCTGTTGCCAGAGTGTGGTGGCGGCGTTTGCCGACCTGTATGGGCTTGACGATACCCTGGCTAAGAAGATAGCCGCAGGATTTGGCGGTGGCGTGGGACGCCTGCGTATGATGTGTGGTGCCGTATCGGGGATTGTGATGCTGGTGGGCCTGGACTGTGGACAGACCGAAGGTAGCGACCGCGAGGGCAAATCGGCCTGCTATAAGGTGGTGCAGGATTTGCTGGCCAAATCGAAGGAGGAGAATGGCAGTATCATCTGTGCGGAGATTCTCGGACTGAAAGGCTACGAGAAAGCACACAACAATTATGTAGCTTCGGAGCGTACTGCGGAATATTACAAGTCGCGTCCTTGTGCTGCGAAAGTGGAGAGTGCAGCAAGGATATTTGCTAATTATCTGAAGGCAAAAGGCTGCTGA
- the ftsZ gene encoding cell division protein FtsZ, protein MGEEILDFGPVKDTMQGIIKVIGVGGGGCNAVRNMYNEGVEGVTYAVCNTDSQSLSRSPVPVKIMLGESGLGAGANPELGKKEAEANINDIMKLLSDGTKMVFVTAGMGGGTGTGAAPVVAGVAKEMGLLTVGVVTIPFYFEKKRKIIKALKGVDELRKNVDALLIVNNERLCDVYADSELSVKEAFQRADNILMDAVKGISELITMPSDGGIKSDFRDVETTMRNGGGAIMAMGRASGEHRVEKAILDALDSPLLYGNDIGKAKRILFNIYASDEYPIFVRELQEIDDFFDQLDPNIDVIWGTATDDTLGEDAKVTILATGLEDDLSNEVKKEVHHDENDYYEDLIPKLYKPQKPTTMAERIIQTEIKFDVEPAPAPEPPVVEPEPPVVVEPVVEEEIVPKESTTVTKLKAWLDKVMKSVTE, encoded by the coding sequence ATGGGTGAAGAGATATTAGATTTTGGTCCCGTAAAGGATACGATGCAGGGCATCATCAAGGTGATTGGTGTTGGCGGAGGTGGTTGCAATGCCGTTAGGAATATGTATAACGAGGGCGTTGAGGGCGTGACTTATGCGGTTTGTAATACGGATAGTCAGTCGTTGTCGCGTTCGCCTGTGCCTGTAAAGATCATGCTGGGTGAGAGTGGCCTGGGAGCGGGTGCCAATCCCGAACTTGGTAAGAAGGAGGCTGAGGCTAACATTAACGATATAATGAAGCTACTGAGCGATGGTACCAAGATGGTGTTCGTGACTGCTGGTATGGGTGGTGGCACTGGTACTGGTGCGGCCCCTGTGGTGGCTGGTGTGGCCAAGGAAATGGGCCTGCTTACGGTGGGCGTGGTAACCATCCCTTTCTACTTCGAGAAAAAACGAAAGATTATCAAGGCACTGAAGGGTGTTGATGAGCTGCGTAAGAATGTGGACGCTTTGCTGATTGTGAACAACGAACGCCTATGTGATGTGTATGCCGATTCAGAATTGTCGGTAAAAGAGGCTTTTCAACGAGCAGATAACATCCTGATGGATGCTGTTAAAGGTATCTCAGAACTGATTACCATGCCGAGTGATGGGGGGATAAAAAGTGACTTTCGTGATGTGGAAACAACGATGCGTAATGGTGGTGGTGCCATTATGGCGATGGGACGTGCTAGTGGCGAACATCGTGTAGAAAAGGCTATCTTGGATGCGCTCGATTCTCCCTTGCTTTATGGCAACGATATCGGTAAGGCCAAGCGTATTCTTTTTAATATCTATGCCAGCGATGAGTATCCGATTTTTGTGCGCGAACTACAGGAGATAGACGACTTTTTTGACCAGTTGGATCCTAATATTGATGTGATTTGGGGTACGGCAACTGATGATACCTTAGGCGAAGATGCCAAGGTGACGATATTGGCTACGGGACTGGAGGACGACCTGAGCAACGAGGTAAAGAAAGAGGTGCACCATGATGAGAATGACTATTATGAAGATTTGATTCCGAAGCTATATAAGCCCCAAAAGCCCACCACTATGGCGGAAAGAATTATACAGACAGAAATAAAGTTCGACGTGGAACCTGCGCCAGCCCCCGAGCCACCAGTAGTAGAACCCGAGCCCCCTGTAGTAGTTGAGCCTGTGGTGGAAGAGGAGATTGTGCCAAAGGAGTCTACCACGGTAACGAAACTGAAGGCTTGGTTGGATAAAGTGATGAAGAGCGTAACAGAATGA